The following proteins are co-located in the Ancylothrix sp. D3o genome:
- the atpC gene encoding ATP synthase F1 subunit epsilon, translating to MTLTVRVVAPDKTVWDAQAQEVILPSTTGQLGILSGHAPLLSALDTGVMRVRPDKEWVAIALMGGFAEVENNEVTILVNAAERGDKIDLEEARNTYNAAQTRAEASQNASRQEQIQATQALKRARARFQAAGGML from the coding sequence ATGACTTTAACGGTTCGCGTCGTTGCTCCCGATAAGACTGTGTGGGATGCTCAAGCTCAAGAAGTGATTTTGCCCTCCACCACCGGCCAGTTAGGTATTTTGTCAGGTCACGCGCCTTTGTTAAGCGCTCTTGATACCGGTGTTATGCGGGTGCGTCCTGATAAAGAATGGGTTGCGATTGCTTTGATGGGTGGTTTTGCTGAAGTTGAAAATAACGAAGTAACTATCCTGGTCAATGCTGCTGAACGCGGCGATAAAATTGACCTTGAAGAAGCTCGCAATACCTATAACGCTGCTCAAACTCGCGCCGAAGCTTCTCAAAATGCTTCCCGTCAAGAGCAAATTCAAGCTACCCAAGCTCTGAAACGGGCTCGCGCTCGCTTTCAGGCTGCCGGTGGGATGCTATAG